One region of Manis pentadactyla isolate mManPen7 chromosome 9, mManPen7.hap1, whole genome shotgun sequence genomic DNA includes:
- the LOC118909760 gene encoding olfactory receptor 5AN1-like has translation MIRRGNITEITHFILLGFSDFPRMKAVLFVVFLVIYVTTLTWNLSLIILIRMDSHLHTPMYFFLSNLSFLDISYVTSIAPKMLSDFFLEQHIITVVGCAVQYFFSATTGLSESCVMTAMAYDRYAAICHPLLYSSIMSPTLCVGMVLGSYVAGISGSLSQLYIILQLHFCGPNVIHHFFCDMPQLLVLSCTDTFSAKLLLAILTMIFAIINVLVILISYVYIIISIMKITTAKGRSKAFNTCASHLTAVSLFYTTSSFVYLNSSSGGSSNFDRFASVFYTVMIPMLNPLIYSLRNKEIKDALKRLQKKGGYY, from the coding sequence ATGATTAGGAGAGGAAATATTACAGAGATCACCCACTTCATCCTCTTGGGGTTTTCAGATTTTCCCAGAATGAAAGCAGTGCTCTTTGTTGTGTTCCTGGTGATCTACGTTACAACACTGACTTGGAACCTGAGCCTCATCATCTTAATAAGGATGGATTCCCAcctccacacacccatgtacttcttcctcagcaaCCTGTCCTTCCTAGACATCAGCTATGTGACCTCCATAGCCCCCAAGATGCTCTCTGACTTCTTCCTGGAACAACATATTATCACTGTGGTGGGTTGTGCTGTTCAATACTTCTTCTCTGCAACCACAGGACTGAGTGAGTCTTGTGTCATGACAGCCATGGCTTATGACCGctatgctgccatttgtcatCCACTTCTCTACTCATCAATCATGTCACCTACCCTCTGTGTTGGGATGGTGCTGGGATCCTATGTGGCTGGAATCTCTGGTTCTCTATCCCAACTGTAtatcattcttcaactccacttCTGTGGGCCTAATGTCATCcaccacttcttctgtgacatGCCCCAGCTGTTAGTCCTGTCCTGCACTGACACTTTCTCTGCCAAACTCCTACTTGCTATCTTAACAATGATCTTTGCAATAATAAATGTCCTTGTTATCCTGATATCCTATGTCTATATCATCATCTCCATCATGAAGATCACTACAGCTAAAGGCAGGTCCAAGGCTTTCAACACCTGTGCTTCTCACCTGACAGCAGTTTCCCTCTTCTATACCACAAGTAGCTTTGTCtatttgaattccagctctggTGGTTCTTCCAACTTTGACAGATTCGCATCAGTCTTCTACACAGTGATGATTCCCATGTTGAATCCCTTGATTTACAGTCTGAGGAACAAGGAAATCAAAGATGCCTTGAAGAGGTTGCAGAAGAAGGGAGGCTATTACTGA